Proteins co-encoded in one Pseudophryne corroboree isolate aPseCor3 chromosome 1, aPseCor3.hap2, whole genome shotgun sequence genomic window:
- the LOC134914896 gene encoding putative nuclease HARBI1 yields MSYAPACVMSLFIAAEALPPQPTAALPPQPSAPQPQPAPHQPRQRRRARPPIFQPRVLLFGMPDDVVVRRYRLPPHLILDTLSIIESDLESSIRYPTAIPPLTQFLAVLHFLATGSYQHVVGDLAGMSQGQFSKVLRRVCRAFLKRVKQFIAMPLDVGALDVVKRQFEEGGSRFPHVIGVVDGTHVAIQPPRHNEEIFRNRKLFHSLNVMVVCGPSLQILSLNAKFPGNSHDAYVIRQSGIWHRLRSRQRADMWLLGDRGYPCTPWLMTPYRNPRPGPQTAFNSALTATRQLVERTIGVLKGRFRVLHRTGGDIMYSPEMASKLVVLCAILHNIAVRSSVELPQTEELPDEEPGVVRHFGGGSVTRRGSQVRASIVAEYFS; encoded by the exons ATgtcttatgctcctgca tgtgtgatgtcactgtttatcgcagcagaagccctacctccccaacccacggcagcactcccaccccaaccgtcagccccacaaccacaaccggctcctcatcaaccaaggcaacggaggcgtgctaggccaccaattttccaaccccgtgtcctactttttgggatgccagatgatgttgttgtgcgtagatacaggctgccaccacatctaatcctagacactctctccataatagagagtgatctggagtcttcaattcggtatcctacagcaataccaccattgacacaattccttgctgtgttacattttttggctacaggctcttatcagcatgtggttggagacctggctggcatgtcgcagggccagttcagtaaggtcctgcggcgtgtctgccgtgctttcctaaagcgtgtgaagcaatttattgctatgcctttggatgttggtgccctagatgtggtgaagcggcaatttgaggaaggtggtagtcgcttcccacatgttattggggttgtggatggcacacatgtagctattcagccaccaagacataatgaagaaatttttagaaacaggaaactgtttcattctctgaatgtaatggttgtttgtgggccatccctccagatcctttccctgaatgcaaagtttcccggaaactcccatgatgcgtatgtcattagacaatcagggatatggcacagattaagatcaaggcaacgagcagacatgtggttattgg gagaccgtggatatccttgcaccccctggctcatgactccttaccgtaatcccaggccaggaccacagacggcatttaactccgcgcttactgccactaggcagctggtggagcgcacaattggggtccttaaagggcggtttcgtgtgctccaccgcactggtggcgacatcatgtattcgccggagatggcaagtaaactagtggtcctgtgcgctatactacacaacatcgcggtaaggagtagcgtagagcttcctcagacagaggaattgcctgatgaggagccaggggttgtccgacacttcggtggggggagtgttacacggagggggagccaagtcagggcaagcattgttgcggaatatttcag ctga